From Bacteroidota bacterium, the proteins below share one genomic window:
- a CDS encoding VWA domain-containing protein: protein MNLGDYKFEDPWFFWFLLLIPLLVFWYVWKYKSRLPDHTLSTLKPILAIKRPWKARFRHALFALRVLAIGLIIIALARPQKSFDKKNVTTEGIDIVVALDISSSMLAMDFKPNRLDAAKKISQEFVEGRVNDRIGLVVFAGESFTQCPITRDHKVLSNLIGEIESGIIEDGTAIGLGLSTAIDRLKDSDSKSKIVILLTDGENNAGFIYPMTAVEIAQTFGVRIYTIGVGTIGTAPYPVQTPIGIRYQDVEVRIDEDLLKDIAGLTNGAYFRATSNSKLKEIYEEINKLEKTKIEIEAYKRFNDKYLLFVLIASVLLFIELFLRNTLLKSFP, encoded by the coding sequence ATGAATCTAGGTGACTATAAATTTGAGGATCCTTGGTTTTTTTGGTTCTTACTACTAATACCATTGTTGGTATTTTGGTATGTCTGGAAATATAAGAGCAGATTGCCAGACCATACGCTATCAACTTTAAAACCTATTCTGGCAATAAAACGACCATGGAAAGCTCGCTTTCGGCATGCTCTTTTTGCTCTTCGTGTTTTGGCTATAGGCTTAATCATTATCGCACTTGCTCGTCCTCAAAAGTCATTTGACAAAAAAAATGTAACCACCGAAGGTATTGATATCGTAGTTGCCCTTGATATTTCATCCAGTATGTTGGCCATGGATTTCAAGCCCAATCGGTTGGATGCTGCAAAGAAAATATCACAAGAGTTTGTAGAAGGTCGAGTTAATGATCGAATTGGCTTAGTTGTTTTTGCTGGAGAAAGTTTTACTCAATGCCCCATAACACGCGATCATAAAGTTTTGTCCAACTTGATTGGTGAAATCGAAAGTGGCATTATTGAAGATGGTACAGCAATTGGCTTGGGACTTTCTACGGCCATTGATCGATTGAAGGATAGTGATAGTAAAAGCAAAATAGTTATTCTATTAACAGATGGTGAAAATAATGCAGGATTTATTTATCCCATGACAGCTGTCGAAATTGCCCAAACATTTGGTGTCCGTATTTATACGATAGGTGTAGGGACGATTGGTACAGCACCCTATCCTGTGCAAACACCCATCGGTATTCGTTATCAGGATGTAGAAGTGAGGATAGATGAGGACTTATTGAAAGACATAGCCGGATTAACGAATGGGGCCTATTTTAGAGCTACCAGCAATAGTAAATTGAAAGAGATTTACGAAGAAATTAATAAATTGGAGAAAACAAAAATTGAGATAGAAGCCTATAAACGTTTTAATGATAAATATTTGCTTTTTGTTTTAATAGCCTCTGTTTTATTATTTATTGAATTGTTTTTACGAAATACATTATTAAAAAGTTTCCCCTAA